Proteins encoded in a region of the Clostridium beijerinckii genome:
- a CDS encoding N-acetylmuramoyl-L-alanine amidase family protein: MIRRINKILALVLIGTSIIATIPNSVFSTSVKAETNDISKIILNPQTNNIALSGIDIGSMVPDGDTLIGMAENTTINPQLENGVKLMFSSKGAKSIDNEECGKLSYNLSGSLVDEISAQVYEVLKDPITNAVVSKAESATGGTIPEETLKNVIEPIVEKNLQAALPSAIKSRFQNIPIYQYTGKNNSGDVIAQAFVVKGLVGSIVNTVVGNGAYCVNTYSANVRNASYSSIDIVPSLTFNPAVGTTAYSKVINLDNGSKVIGDGMSINVIDSVNNKVYVINNPIYNMLKAKQGDSDKINKDLNIIDFNGVTNLSGSLSFPLDIDGTKFSILSLSLTKNGDITANKSYKYAVVVGDYEKNLLDKMIDGVNLGNVGDKIKGMIKSGTYNMIPDINTQIGGLIDKGKNEFDKTIDGISDGINDINDSLDDLTDALKDKNNDVDDAWDKVFDRYDNDKGWGKHDGYIYYYDKDGVSLKGVQKINGKIYYFNRIDGAMETGWQIVDGKKCYFDKKKGCELFNQWVQDGDDWYYVGEDGAVKKMEWVNYNGKYYYLKADGKMVKDWFKVDEYWYYFNNDGSMSTSIWKSSNEKWYYLKDNGQAASDWLNLGSNWYYFKNTSGEMQTGWFRANGNWYYSNDDGSMKTGWIYSKNNCYYLDEGTGVMKKNEWVVIDGKNYYFNINGEMVTGSRYIDGTKYVFGSDGTLY; the protein is encoded by the coding sequence ATGATAAGAAGAATTAATAAAATATTGGCACTTGTATTAATTGGGACAAGTATTATAGCTACAATACCAAATAGTGTTTTCAGTACTTCAGTTAAAGCGGAGACTAATGATATTTCAAAAATAATTTTAAATCCCCAAACTAATAACATAGCTCTTTCTGGAATTGATATAGGATCAATGGTTCCTGATGGAGATACTCTTATAGGAATGGCTGAAAACACAACTATAAACCCTCAGTTAGAAAATGGAGTAAAATTGATGTTTAGCAGCAAAGGAGCAAAGTCAATCGACAATGAGGAATGTGGCAAGTTATCGTACAATCTGTCGGGTTCGCTAGTTGATGAAATTTCAGCACAAGTTTATGAGGTTTTGAAAGATCCAATAACAAATGCAGTTGTATCGAAGGCAGAATCGGCTACAGGAGGTACTATACCAGAGGAAACGCTTAAAAACGTAATCGAACCTATAGTGGAGAAAAACTTACAAGCAGCATTACCAAGTGCTATTAAGAGCAGATTTCAGAATATCCCTATATATCAGTATACTGGGAAAAATAATTCAGGTGATGTTATAGCTCAGGCCTTTGTGGTAAAGGGGTTAGTGGGATCAATAGTTAATACTGTGGTAGGAAATGGCGCATATTGCGTAAATACTTATAGTGCTAATGTGAGGAATGCATCTTACAGCAGCATTGATATAGTTCCTTCATTGACATTTAATCCAGCAGTAGGTACAACGGCTTATTCAAAAGTAATTAATTTAGATAATGGTTCTAAAGTTATTGGTGATGGTATGAGTATCAATGTTATTGATTCCGTAAACAACAAGGTATATGTAATTAATAACCCAATTTATAATATGTTAAAGGCAAAACAGGGAGATTCAGATAAAATAAATAAAGATTTAAATATTATTGATTTTAATGGTGTTACTAATTTGAGTGGCAGCTTAAGTTTTCCGTTGGATATAGATGGAACTAAATTCTCTATTTTAAGCTTATCATTAACTAAAAACGGAGATATCACAGCAAATAAAAGTTATAAATATGCTGTTGTAGTTGGAGATTACGAAAAGAATTTATTAGATAAGATGATTGATGGAGTTAATCTAGGTAATGTTGGGGATAAGATAAAGGGAATGATAAAAAGTGGGACATACAATATGATTCCAGATATAAATACTCAAATTGGCGGCTTGATAGATAAAGGTAAAAATGAGTTTGATAAAACTATAGATGGAATAAGTGATGGGATAAATGACATAAATGACTCCTTAGATGATCTTACTGATGCTCTTAAAGATAAGAATAATGATGTTGATGATGCTTGGGATAAAGTGTTTGACAGGTATGATAATGATAAAGGCTGGGGAAAACATGATGGATATATATATTATTATGATAAAGATGGAGTTAGTTTAAAAGGTGTACAAAAGATAAATGGAAAAATATATTATTTTAATAGAATTGATGGGGCCATGGAAACAGGTTGGCAGATTGTAGATGGTAAGAAGTGTTACTTCGATAAGAAAAAGGGCTGTGAACTGTTTAACCAATGGGTACAAGATGGTGATGATTGGTATTATGTTGGTGAAGATGGAGCCGTTAAAAAGATGGAGTGGGTCAATTATAATGGTAAATATTATTACTTAAAAGCTGATGGTAAGATGGTAAAGGACTGGTTTAAAGTTGATGAGTACTGGTATTATTTTAATAATGATGGATCAATGTCAACTTCAATTTGGAAATCGTCTAATGAAAAATGGTATTATTTAAAAGATAATGGACAGGCAGCTAGTGATTGGCTTAACTTGGGTAGTAACTGGTACTATTTTAAGAATACATCAGGAGAAATGCAGACAGGTTGGTTTAGAGCTAATGGAAATTGGTATTATTCAAATGATGATGGCTCAATGAAAACAGGATGGATTTATTCTAAGAATAATTGTTATTATTTAGATGAAGGTACGGGTGTAATGAAAAAAAATGAATGGGTAGTTATTGATGGTAAAAATTATTATTTTAATATTAATGGAGAAATGGTAACAGGATCAAGATATATAGATGGAACAAAATATGTCTTTGGTTCAGATGGAACCTTATATTAA
- a CDS encoding InlB B-repeat-containing protein: MKYEYLRKSIAVSLAISSLITVAPVKSLAAWIENYDGSWSYADIYGYANGGWKQINGIWYYFDSYGLMRTGWILDNGEWYYTDLSGVMQTGVIQIEGKIYIFSENGAMQKGTSIINGRIYNLDDSGACIGSDYPIPTKSFDYYGNNTLPYVPNQIIDEDSKMSKDIPTDPSKEVKKQYKVKFKDPEAEDDDDELLRTKTVDEDTMLTLYKPVKNGYTFIEWNTKSDGDGSSYEYDDRIKITKDITLYAQWKKNEDTGGETTTKVENIVVLGPISGTTEISSITTKGGSLQMSKKVYPTNSDNQKVKWLVVNEDGSATISDTGKLTAISNGKVIVKAVATDGSGVIGTKEIKISGQ, translated from the coding sequence GTGAAGTATGAATATTTAAGGAAATCTATTGCAGTAAGTCTTGCTATTTCATCATTAATTACTGTAGCTCCAGTAAAGTCTTTAGCTGCATGGATTGAAAACTATGATGGGAGTTGGAGTTATGCAGATATATATGGTTATGCTAATGGAGGATGGAAGCAAATAAACGGAATTTGGTATTACTTTGATTCTTATGGATTAATGAGAACTGGATGGATTCTTGACAACGGAGAGTGGTATTATACTGATCTAAGTGGAGTAATGCAAACAGGTGTAATTCAAATAGAAGGAAAGATTTATATATTTTCAGAAAACGGTGCAATGCAGAAGGGAACTTCTATTATAAATGGAAGGATCTATAACCTTGATGATAGTGGGGCTTGTATAGGAAGTGATTATCCAATACCGACTAAAAGTTTTGATTATTATGGAAATAATACACTTCCATATGTACCAAATCAAATAATTGATGAGGACTCAAAAATGTCAAAGGATATTCCTACAGACCCTTCAAAGGAAGTAAAAAAACAATATAAAGTTAAGTTTAAAGATCCTGAGGCTGAGGACGATGATGATGAGTTACTTAGGACAAAAACTGTTGATGAAGATACAATGCTTACTTTGTATAAACCAGTTAAGAATGGGTATACTTTCATTGAATGGAATACAAAAAGTGATGGTGATGGTTCAAGCTACGAGTATGATGATAGAATAAAAATAACTAAAGATATCACATTATATGCTCAGTGGAAGAAAAATGAAGACACAGGTGGTGAAACTACTACAAAAGTAGAAAATATAGTAGTTTTAGGACCTATTTCTGGAACTACAGAGATAAGTTCAATAACTACTAAGGGTGGAAGTTTACAAATGAGTAAAAAGGTATATCCTACTAATTCGGATAATCAAAAAGTAAAGTGGCTAGTTGTAAACGAGGATGGATCAGCAACAATAAGTGATACTGGTAAGCTAACAGCGATATCAAATGGAAAAGTTATTGTAAAAGCAGTTGCAACTGATGGCTCAGGAGTTATAGGAACTAAAGAAATAAAAATAAGTGGTCAATAA
- a CDS encoding Ig-like domain-containing protein has protein sequence MKWKFINKIISAITVSMTLFTLIPLRASAEWVNDYQGNFYYMQDNQKVTGWKRIDGQIYYFDGNGKMQTGWIKAGSSWYFLQNDGALKTGWINYNKKWYYADSSGVIQTGIVNISGKVYIFDDNGAIKTNNTVINGEFYTIGSDGEVVGTKMPTPEKEYDDSGNCIQVLKNTDNKVITSPTDSKFNEVIEDKTESDGNPNEGRSFKVLLKDSDGSELKTKTVKYGKSFDLYKPTKDGRVFAGWNAKSNGSGKSYDADDSIKVEEDIILYAQWKEDTSVYVEDINIKGNSNVTVNKSVTMTAEVSPSNVTNADVTWSVSDETGKATIDSNGVLTGVSAGTVMVKATAKDGSDVSGTKEVTVTNTDVVVPVSKVTVSGQAGESTITTDGGTLQMKASVSPEDATNQAVTWEVQNNTGSASIDSSTGLLKAISNGTVTVKATSNNNVVGSMTVTISGQSTKILVTDMEITTTKTDFAITEDGGTLQLNLNITPTTATNKSVKWSIKSGEDKATINSSTGLLKAVTNTNGTPVTVQAEALDGSGVVATKDVTISGQKIKVSKITIDGPDSVTGTGKVTMDKTVLPKDATNGSVIWSVENNTGSATIDANTGELTPKSNGKVTVKATAVDGSGISDTIEVTISGIDNNIPATKINIATKDGAALSITEDDGTLGLIASLLPSYSTTTSEAVNWEVISGSDGGSAKIEGGTVGSSINIKGVTNGTVTVKASVVNADGTTAIGSATVRIAGQITNVTDIIISPDEAPEVVVGGTLQMSASVEPNNATYQSVNWSVSNGTGTATITSSGVLTGVSSGDVKVIATADNGKGISKYITVKVIPQVKITKITVNAPDGSGNEIADGGTLKMTASFEPTGATSKSVTWSVTPGTGKATVDSNGLLSAVSNGTVTVNATATDGSKVVGSLPITISGKVGTITVTGTGNISTIVIPNGTLQMLATVGPTDAVNKAITWSVTPVTGKATIDSNGILTAVSNGTVTVNAAATDGSGIVGQSVVTINAASGITINQSSNTVAVGNTVKLTSVISPTSVTGKKVIWSISNIDGTNTDLATINSTGDLTADLTALKQGSVNIKATLDDGSGISVTKTIIINPNS, from the coding sequence ATGAAATGGAAGTTTATAAATAAAATAATTTCAGCAATTACCGTTTCTATGACATTATTCACTCTAATTCCATTAAGGGCTTCAGCCGAATGGGTAAATGATTATCAAGGGAATTTTTATTATATGCAAGATAATCAAAAAGTTACAGGATGGAAGAGGATTGACGGACAGATATATTATTTTGATGGAAATGGGAAAATGCAAACAGGATGGATCAAAGCAGGCTCTTCATGGTACTTCTTGCAAAATGATGGAGCACTGAAAACTGGGTGGATTAATTATAATAAGAAGTGGTATTATGCAGATTCAAGTGGTGTAATTCAAACAGGAATTGTTAATATCTCAGGAAAAGTTTATATTTTTGACGATAACGGAGCGATAAAGACAAATAATACAGTTATAAATGGAGAGTTTTACACTATTGGTTCTGATGGAGAAGTCGTTGGAACTAAAATGCCAACTCCAGAAAAAGAGTATGATGATTCAGGAAATTGCATTCAGGTATTGAAGAATACTGACAATAAGGTAATTACCTCTCCAACTGACTCGAAATTTAATGAAGTTATTGAGGATAAAACTGAATCAGATGGCAATCCAAATGAAGGAAGAAGCTTTAAAGTTTTACTTAAAGATTCAGATGGATCAGAGCTTAAAACTAAAACTGTTAAATATGGTAAGTCATTTGACTTATATAAGCCAACTAAGGATGGACGTGTTTTTGCAGGATGGAATGCTAAAAGCAATGGATCTGGAAAGAGCTACGATGCAGATGATAGTATAAAAGTAGAAGAAGATATAATATTATATGCACAATGGAAAGAAGATACATCAGTTTATGTAGAAGATATTAATATAAAAGGAAACTCAAATGTTACTGTAAATAAATCAGTTACAATGACAGCAGAAGTATCACCAAGTAATGTTACTAATGCAGATGTGACATGGTCTGTTTCTGATGAAACTGGAAAAGCAACTATTGATAGCAATGGAGTATTGACTGGAGTATCAGCTGGTACAGTTATGGTGAAGGCAACTGCAAAGGACGGCTCTGATGTAAGTGGAACAAAAGAAGTTACAGTTACAAACACAGATGTAGTGGTTCCGGTAAGTAAGGTTACAGTAAGCGGACAAGCAGGAGAATCAACAATAACAACCGATGGAGGAACTCTTCAAATGAAGGCAAGTGTGTCTCCAGAAGATGCAACTAATCAGGCTGTAACTTGGGAAGTTCAAAATAATACAGGAAGCGCATCTATTGATTCTTCAACTGGGCTTTTAAAGGCAATATCTAATGGAACAGTTACAGTAAAAGCAACTTCAAATAATAATGTTGTTGGAAGTATGACAGTAACGATAAGCGGACAAAGTACAAAGATATTGGTAACCGATATGGAGATTACTACAACTAAAACTGATTTTGCAATTACAGAAGATGGTGGAACATTACAATTGAACTTAAATATAACTCCAACTACTGCAACTAATAAATCAGTAAAATGGTCGATTAAGTCTGGAGAAGACAAAGCGACAATTAATAGTTCAACTGGACTTTTAAAGGCGGTAACAAATACAAATGGAACACCAGTAACTGTACAAGCAGAAGCATTAGATGGTAGTGGAGTAGTTGCGACTAAAGATGTTACTATAAGTGGTCAAAAAATTAAGGTTTCTAAAATTACTATAGATGGACCAGATTCAGTAACAGGAACTGGGAAGGTAACTATGGATAAAACTGTATTACCAAAGGATGCAACTAATGGCTCGGTAATATGGTCTGTTGAGAATAATACAGGAAGTGCTACAATTGATGCTAATACCGGTGAATTAACTCCAAAGTCAAATGGAAAAGTAACAGTAAAAGCTACTGCTGTGGATGGATCAGGTATCAGCGATACGATAGAAGTTACTATAAGTGGTATAGACAATAATATACCTGCAACCAAGATTAATATAGCAACAAAAGATGGAGCGGCTTTATCAATAACAGAAGATGATGGAACACTTGGATTGATAGCTAGTTTATTGCCAAGTTATTCTACAACGACATCAGAAGCTGTAAATTGGGAAGTTATTAGTGGAAGTGATGGCGGAAGTGCTAAGATTGAAGGTGGAACAGTAGGAAGTTCTATAAATATAAAAGGAGTGACTAATGGAACAGTTACAGTAAAAGCAAGTGTAGTAAATGCAGATGGCACAACCGCAATTGGAAGTGCAACTGTAAGAATAGCTGGACAAATTACAAATGTAACAGACATAATAATAAGTCCTGATGAAGCTCCAGAAGTAGTGGTCGGTGGAACATTGCAGATGAGCGCTAGTGTAGAGCCAAATAATGCAACATATCAATCAGTGAACTGGTCTGTTTCTAATGGAACTGGAACAGCAACAATTACTTCTTCGGGAGTCTTAACAGGAGTATCCTCTGGAGATGTTAAGGTGATAGCTACTGCAGATAATGGCAAGGGAATTAGTAAATATATAACAGTAAAAGTAATTCCACAAGTTAAAATTACTAAAATTACAGTTAATGCGCCAGATGGAAGTGGAAATGAAATAGCGGATGGCGGAACATTAAAAATGACTGCAAGTTTTGAACCAACAGGGGCAACTAGTAAAAGTGTGACTTGGTCAGTAACGCCTGGAACAGGAAAAGCAACAGTTGATAGCAATGGGCTATTAAGCGCAGTATCAAATGGAACGGTTACTGTAAATGCAACTGCAACAGATGGATCAAAAGTTGTGGGAAGTCTGCCTATAACTATAAGTGGTAAAGTAGGGACAATAACTGTAACAGGAACAGGAAATATTTCTACAATAGTTATTCCAAATGGTACATTACAAATGCTAGCAACGGTGGGGCCAACAGATGCAGTTAATAAAGCAATAACTTGGTCAGTAACGCCTGTAACAGGAAAAGCAACAATTGATAGTAATGGAATTTTAACTGCAGTATCAAATGGAACGGTTACTGTAAACGCAGCTGCGACAGACGGGTCTGGAATTGTCGGACAGTCAGTTGTAACAATAAATGCAGCATCTGGAATTACAATAAATCAATCAAGTAATACAGTAGCTGTTGGAAACACAGTGAAATTGACTTCAGTTATAAGCCCAACTAGTGTAACAGGTAAAAAAGTGATATGGTCTATAAGTAATATAGACGGAACAAATACGGATCTTGCGACTATTAATTCAACTGGAGATTTAACAGCAGATTTAACAGCTTTAAAACAAGGCAGCGTTAATATAAAAGCAACTCTTGATGATGGATCAGGAATATCAGTTACAAAAACAATAATAATAAATCCAAATAGTTAA
- a CDS encoding N-acetylmuramoyl-L-alanine amidase family protein, with protein MIRGMGKVTSLLVAAATVASLVPFSGVNAAEIKRISADDGTIYNAIAYKDGRAYIDGEINDDEEAYYLANGKFNKLEDVDSGDDAVLFGEKYLDISDGDYTVDLDKGTVTDDDIKGDTEDDAAAALRKKIKDDTDDRYNETEANTIKDSNHGDLFDLIPGAKYNKVWYYTQYKAAQKSIDKNVNGLNGLDAAHQIFNVFTDEKGNYIDADYNLGKVKVTTTASSASGTTLTKTDTIENTNDAYDAADGIINGTNISGSDKLSASVVQDRVLAQDKDYIYRLATVKVTITTGAAATISEINGVKIDPNNSNDIFKVENNGQVVSFKAIQKISKTQASGDVDDAKYAKTVTTYALSDKDGKKLDAEELFINTSGNIVTTTNYTVAGGKLIAYNSEINNNDKVTVRAYTLKSSSGFYYADEEDQSKEDCENSKNQGAAVQTDVDGNLWRLDGGYIYKFDNTDDWDKVYRVDGSFDEFSVYDKDNIVAWSQDDDVYSIIGGKQSNSDPDDTPVVKTGWVQATDGTWTYNKEDGTKATGWLNLNGTWYYLKADGVMATGWLNLNGTWYYLNSSGAMATGWLNLNGTWYYLNQSGAMATGWANVNGTWYFLNGSGAMQTGWLNDNGTWYYLYSNGAMAANTVINGYRLSASGAWV; from the coding sequence ATGATAAGAGGAATGGGAAAGGTAACATCACTATTAGTAGCAGCAGCAACAGTTGCTTCATTAGTACCTTTTAGTGGCGTTAATGCTGCTGAGATAAAAAGAATTAGCGCTGATGATGGGACTATCTATAATGCAATAGCATATAAGGATGGTAGAGCTTATATTGATGGGGAAATCAATGATGATGAAGAAGCTTACTATTTAGCTAACGGTAAATTTAATAAATTGGAAGATGTTGATTCAGGAGATGACGCAGTTCTATTTGGAGAAAAATATTTAGATATATCAGACGGAGACTACACTGTTGATTTAGATAAGGGTACTGTAACTGATGACGACATTAAAGGTGATACCGAAGATGATGCAGCTGCTGCTTTAAGAAAAAAAATAAAAGATGATACAGATGATAGATATAACGAAACTGAAGCAAATACTATTAAAGATTCAAATCATGGTGACCTATTCGATTTAATTCCAGGAGCAAAGTATAATAAAGTTTGGTATTATACACAATATAAAGCCGCTCAAAAATCTATAGATAAAAATGTTAATGGATTAAATGGATTGGATGCAGCCCATCAAATATTTAATGTATTTACTGACGAAAAAGGTAATTACATTGATGCGGACTATAACTTAGGTAAAGTTAAGGTTACAACAACTGCTTCAAGTGCTTCAGGTACTACATTAACAAAGACAGATACAATAGAGAACACAAACGACGCTTACGATGCAGCTGATGGAATTATTAATGGAACTAATATTAGTGGATCTGATAAATTAAGTGCAAGTGTTGTTCAAGATAGAGTATTGGCACAAGATAAAGATTATATATATAGACTTGCAACTGTAAAGGTAACTATTACTACTGGTGCGGCTGCCACAATTAGTGAAATAAATGGTGTTAAAATTGATCCAAATAATAGCAATGATATATTTAAAGTTGAAAACAACGGACAAGTTGTATCTTTCAAAGCTATTCAAAAAATTTCAAAAACTCAAGCTTCTGGTGATGTTGATGACGCTAAATATGCTAAAACTGTAACTACTTACGCACTTTCTGATAAAGATGGTAAAAAGTTAGATGCTGAGGAATTATTTATAAATACTTCAGGTAATATAGTTACTACAACTAACTATACTGTAGCTGGAGGAAAACTTATAGCTTACAATTCTGAAATTAATAATAATGATAAAGTTACTGTTAGAGCTTATACATTAAAATCAAGCAGCGGATTCTATTACGCTGATGAGGAAGATCAAAGCAAAGAAGATTGTGAAAACAGCAAAAACCAAGGTGCTGCTGTTCAAACAGATGTTGACGGAAATCTTTGGAGATTAGATGGTGGATATATCTACAAATTTGATAATACTGATGATTGGGACAAAGTATACAGAGTAGACGGATCATTTGATGAATTCTCAGTTTATGATAAAGATAATATCGTTGCTTGGAGCCAAGACGATGATGTATATTCAATAATTGGTGGAAAACAGTCTAATAGTGATCCTGATGATACTCCAGTAGTAAAAACAGGATGGGTGCAAGCTACTGATGGAACTTGGACTTATAATAAAGAAGATGGAACTAAAGCTACTGGTTGGTTAAACCTAAACGGAACTTGGTACTATTTAAAAGCTGATGGTGTTATGGCTACTGGCTGGTTAAACTTAAATGGAACTTGGTACTACTTGAATTCGTCAGGTGCTATGGCTACTGGTTGGTTGAATTTAAATGGAACTTGGTACTATTTAAATCAATCGGGTGCTATGGCTACTGGCTGGGCTAACGTTAATGGTACTTGGTATTTCTTAAACGGTTCTGGTGCTATGCAAACTGGCTGGTTAAATGATAATGGAACTTGGTACTATCTATATTCAAATGGTGCTATGGCCGCTAATACAGTAATTAACGGATATAGATTATCTGCAAGCGGTGCTTGGGTATAA
- a CDS encoding methyl-accepting chemotaxis protein, producing the protein MNKEKKNVSLKVKLQVSYVIMSILVFISGIVNFKQLSDIKNGIANGDTLARDITTTVVVCIISIIAAIFAGFYMHKNIISRLNTLQKFAMKLASYDFSEGVEITKYDEIGATARELNIAQENVKNLISTILNEACNMSGLSQELSANVEEVSAKLDEVDNSSKNINVTMTETSATAEEIAASIEEVNSSMESLANKAADGSTNAEKIKRRAEKVKEDSKIAIANTTQIREQKEKDIIKAIEDARVVEEVKVMAGAIADIAEQTNLLALNAAIEAARAGESGKGFAVVAEEIRKLAEESSQTVFTIQDTISKIQDAVKNLSDNSNDILNFMSSEVDKQLQDYAKIGEKYSNDGDFVSSMSEELVSMAQEVEATVEQINEALQSTAADVQKSSVNSEKIQSEIETSSSAISQVANAATQQAQIAMHLTELVQKFKLK; encoded by the coding sequence ATGAATAAAGAGAAAAAAAATGTATCACTAAAGGTTAAACTTCAAGTTTCGTATGTAATTATGTCTATTTTGGTATTTATATCAGGAATAGTGAATTTTAAGCAGCTTAGTGATATAAAAAATGGTATTGCTAATGGAGATACATTGGCAAGAGATATTACGACAACTGTAGTGGTATGTATCATAAGTATAATTGCAGCAATTTTTGCTGGGTTTTATATGCATAAAAATATAATTTCAAGACTAAATACTCTTCAGAAATTTGCTATGAAGTTGGCAAGCTATGATTTTTCAGAAGGTGTTGAAATAACTAAATATGATGAAATTGGAGCTACTGCAAGGGAACTGAATATTGCTCAGGAGAATGTAAAAAATCTTATTTCAACTATTTTAAATGAAGCTTGTAACATGAGTGGGTTAAGTCAGGAATTATCTGCGAATGTAGAAGAAGTATCAGCCAAGCTTGATGAAGTTGATAATTCATCCAAAAATATAAATGTTACAATGACGGAAACAAGTGCAACGGCAGAAGAGATTGCTGCTTCTATTGAAGAAGTTAATTCTAGTATGGAAAGTTTGGCAAATAAAGCAGCCGATGGAAGTACAAATGCTGAAAAGATTAAAAGAAGAGCTGAAAAGGTCAAGGAAGATAGTAAAATTGCTATTGCAAATACAACACAAATAAGAGAACAAAAAGAAAAAGATATAATAAAGGCAATTGAAGATGCAAGAGTTGTTGAGGAAGTTAAAGTTATGGCTGGGGCTATAGCTGATATTGCGGAGCAAACTAATCTTTTGGCATTAAATGCAGCAATAGAAGCGGCTAGAGCAGGAGAATCAGGAAAAGGATTTGCAGTTGTAGCAGAAGAAATTAGAAAACTTGCAGAGGAATCTTCCCAAACTGTTTTTACAATTCAAGATACAATATCTAAGATACAGGACGCAGTTAAAAATCTTTCAGATAACAGCAATGATATACTTAACTTTATGTCGAGTGAAGTTGATAAGCAGTTACAGGATTATGCTAAGATCGGAGAAAAGTATAGCAATGATGGAGACTTTGTAAGCTCAATGTCAGAGGAACTAGTATCAATGGCTCAAGAGGTTGAAGCTACAGTTGAGCAGATAAATGAAGCACTTCAAAGTACAGCTGCAGATGTTCAAAAATCTTCTGTTAATAGCGAGAAAATACAATCAGAAATAGAAACTAGTTCATCAGCTATATCGCAAGTAGCCAATGCAGCAACTCAGCAAGCTCAGATAGCAATGCATTTAACTGAATTAGTACAAAAATTTAAATTAAAATAA
- a CDS encoding glycerophosphodiester phosphodiesterase produces MKILNIAHRGYSGKFDENTMLAFKKAIEYNADGIEADVQLSKDGVPIILHDETLDRTTNGHGFVKDYTLDELKIFRTKSVPEIQLLKNDSLQEMAHLKLNMTTERNYEEGKQVGSYKVGKYTMEEVEYFQNRGGEEIPTLRELLELVADSDLKVLNLELKNSVIEYKGLEKKVLSMIDEYNLRDKVIISSFNHTSLVKVRKLENNKKITLGALTETILVNVPKYLKAISVDCYHPHFSSILNEEYIKEIKDAGIKVNPYTVNSLVDMKKVIMVGVDSIITNEVELLNTLL; encoded by the coding sequence TTGAAGATTTTAAATATTGCGCATAGAGGTTATAGTGGAAAGTTTGATGAGAATACAATGTTGGCATTTAAAAAAGCGATTGAGTATAATGCTGATGGAATAGAGGCAGATGTTCAGCTTTCTAAGGATGGAGTTCCAATTATACTTCATGATGAGACTTTAGATAGAACTACAAATGGACATGGCTTTGTTAAAGATTATACTCTAGATGAACTAAAGATATTTAGAACTAAAAGTGTACCGGAAATTCAACTTTTAAAGAATGATTCTTTGCAGGAAATGGCACATTTAAAGTTAAATATGACAACAGAAAGAAACTATGAGGAAGGTAAACAAGTCGGTAGCTATAAGGTTGGTAAATATACTATGGAAGAAGTAGAATATTTTCAAAACAGAGGTGGAGAGGAAATACCAACTCTGCGAGAACTATTAGAGCTTGTTGCAGACTCTGATTTGAAAGTATTAAATTTGGAACTTAAGAATAGTGTCATAGAATATAAAGGTCTAGAGAAAAAAGTTTTGTCTATGATTGATGAATATAATTTAAGAGATAAGGTTATAATATCAAGCTTTAATCATACTAGTTTAGTAAAAGTAAGAAAACTTGAGAATAACAAAAAGATCACTTTAGGTGCTCTGACAGAAACTATACTAGTTAATGTACCTAAATATTTGAAAGCCATTTCTGTTGATTGTTATCATCCTCATTTTTCAAGTATATTAAACGAAGAATATATTAAAGAAATTAAAGATGCAGGAATAAAAGTAAATCCATATACGGTTAATAGTTTAGTTGATATGAAAAAGGTGATAATGGTTGGAGTAGATAGTATAATTACGAATGAAGTTGAACTTTTAAATACATTATTATAA